The Burkholderia pyrrocinia genomic sequence TTGCGAGACGTGTTCCGTTGGAGTGACAAATCCAAGCATCCGCTCTCTTACCACTGCCTTCGCCTGAGCGAACTCCGTCGCTGCACGGCTAACACGGAAGTGGCTGAAAATGGACCGAGCATGGACTTTGGTTTCAGGGTGGATGAAACCGAGCAGCGCCGCATCATGTCTTTCTCGTTCTCATGTGAAGACTGTCCACGTCCCACGCCATGAGCATGCAGCAGCCTTGCCCGTCCAGCATCGGCACACCAATGGCAGCAGAAGCGATGAAGGCTCGTTGGAAGAACGGAGTCAGGTTCACTGTCTACAGGCGGCCGATCAGGAAGTGAACCTGCCACCGCTTTTACATCGTTTTGTCTCCGTTTAGGCGAACTCCGTCGCTGCAGCCTTTCGCGGCCATCGACTTCGCGAGCTCGATGGCTCGCTCGATGGCCGCTCGCGCCTGCGGACTGTTCTTCCAGCAGGTCGAGCCGACCAGTCCGGCAAGCGGTAGCGACGATGTCGCCCGCATCCGCCTCGGCCAGTTGTTCCAGCCGGGCAAAGCCCATTTGCTCCAGGCGGGCAACCACGGTTGGACCTACGCCCTTGACCGCCAGCAAGGCGGCACGCTCTTTTTCCGTAAATGACATATTGTCTATTCGTCGTCGTATTCGACAGCTGTTTTGTCGACACGAAGAACGGTGTCAGGTTCACTTCCGATATGGCGACCGAGCATGATGTGAATCTGACCTCATTCGGCATGTGCGACATGGACCGTTTCTTATGACTTCACTGACACGTAGATGTCCGCCCCCTCGGCGCCGATGATCTCGAAGTCGCACGCATAGAGCCGGTCGAGGTCTTGCCGACTCCAGATGTGCTGCCATGCGGCGCGGATGCCGTTGGAGTCTTCTACGTGAAACTTGGCGTAGCGGGCGGCGGGAAAGCTGTGTGTCTGCACGCCGTCGACGTGCGACGGCATTGCGCCCGACAGGCGGCTGCCGAGCAGCAGCGTATACGAGCCGCTGGCATCGCTTTCATAGTCGAAGTAGGCCTCGCAGATCGGTGTGCTTTCGCCGGCGCCAATCTGTTGCAGGATGCCCTGCTGAAAGAATTGCGCCCAATGCTGCTGAATCTTGGCCAGCCCAGCCTCGCTGTTGTCGGTGCGCAAGGCGATGCCGGTGATCGTCAGGGGGCCCAGGTCGACGAGTTCATAGTTCATGCGTGTTGTCTCTTACGTAGAGCGCGGGCCGCAGCGCGGCCCGCGTGTGGTCAGGCGCCGTTCTGACGCGTGTTTTGTTTCATCTGTACTTCGCTCTGTCCGCCCGTTGAGGTATCCGCTCGCCGCTCGTCCTGCAGTAGCGTGCGCGGCAGCGCGAAGCCTTTGAACAGCGGCTGGGTGAAGGGGTTGTTGGCCTTCTCGGTGCTTATGCGGTAGCGCATGCCGCCGTCCGGTGCGGCGAAACTGAGGTCGACGCTGGTGGCCGTGGCGCCGTTCAGGCGGGCCTGGCTGAGCAGGCGATAGAGCGACCACGGGCCGCGGTAGATCAATCCGCTACTGCTGCCACCGGCATGGACCAGGGTCATGCGGCTTTCGTTGCTGGGCGCCAGGGTGTTGGGCCAGATGACGGCCGTGCTGGTGGTGGGGCCGTGGTTGTAGGTGATCAGCTGGCCTTCGACGCTGAGGGAGCTGCTGCGCTTGTTGGCGGCCAAGCCGAGGGGTTCGACGAAGAACTGCACGCCGAGTTGTCCGCGGCTGTTGAAGAAGGCGTCGCGAATCCGCTCGGCGGCTTCGAGCTGGGTGAGTACGTCGTTGCGTACGAGATAGCCGCCGAGGCGTTCGGAGTACAGGGCTTCCAGGTTGTCCTGGATGAACAGGTTGAGGTACTTGTCGCGGAACTGTTGCAGGTGCCCCTGCGGCCCGAAGAAGGCGGTGAAGTCGTCTAGCGAGACTTCTTCGCGGCTGCTCGGATTGAACGGGTAGCGGTTAGCCAGGCGCTCGCGATAGAAGCGATAGACGTCGGCATCCCAGCGCTTTTCCAGCTCGCGCAGGGCTTCGACGAGGACGATGCGTGAGGACTCGTCGGCCAGCTTGCCGACCTGATGATTCAACGGCTTGGGCAGGCCACCGGCGATGCGCTGCAGGTTGGCGATGGGATCAGGGCCTTTCTGACCGAATCGTTCGAGCACCACGTTGAGCGCGGCCTTGCCGCGGTCCGGGCTGTCGTGCACGGTGCGCACTTTGTCTTGCACGGCGCCGATGGCCTGCATGGTTTCGTCGAGATACGGGGGCCGCTCGCCCTTGGCGTCGAGCAACTGGCTGATCGGTGCGAAGGCGCGGGCGATGGTGATGACCGGCAGCGGCGGTGCTTCGGACTCGGTGAGCTTGTCCACCTTGTCGGCCAGCGCGGCGGCCTTGGGTTGTGAGGCTTCGGTGCCGGCGCTGGCCGTGGCGGCGGGCAGGTTGCCGAGTTCGCTGTTGTCGCGCACGGTTTCGACCAGGCGCCGCAGCGGCGCGGCTGGGCTGGTGACGCTGCCCAGGATGGTGACGGCCTGACCGATATCCTGGAAGTCGCGCACGGCGATCTGGTTGAGGTTGCGTTGCCAGGTGTCGACGTAGTCGCGGCTGTAGAGCGAGCGGATGCGATCGGCCAGGGCGTGCTTGTCGGCGTCGGAGTAGTCGATGTTGCGCCGCTCGCCGAGAGCCCACTGGTCGATCATGGCCAGTTCGGTAACGTCCTGGCTGTGCGGTGCGAAGTAGCCGCGGTAGCCCTTGGCGGTGAGCAGGGCGTCGATGCGGCCGCTGGCGGGCGGGTTGCCGTCCTTGCCTTCTGCAGTGCGTTCGGGTTCGTACACGATGTCGTAGGCCGGGCCGATTTCGTTGCGCAGGTCCAGCGGCGCGCGCAGCGCGGCGCCGGCCTGGCGGCGCAGGGTCATGTAGACGCGCTGAGGCAGCGGGATGGTGCGCAGCTCGCGCTGCGCGGCAGCCACGCGCTCCTGGTATTGCGGGAGGCGCGTGTCGGCGTACTTCATGGCGTAGTCCAGATGGCGCATCAGCGCGCGCTGCACGCCGTCTTCACCCGGGAAGGCGGTTTGCCAGTGCGCGGCCATCCAGTTTTCGACCACGGGCGCGCGGCGGTTGGGGCGGTCTTCGATCATGCGGTAGACGCGCAGCGCGGCCAGTTGTGTATCGCTGTCGGTGCCGGCGCCATCCAGCTCGGTCATCACGCCGCTGGCCAGCGCGGGCAGGAAGCGCTGCGACAAGAGGGCGAGGTAGGCCTGGTCGACCTTCGGGCCGATAGTGCGGCCCTGATACAGGCCAAGGTCGGCCACGACTGGCCAGGCGTCGCGGTAGTTGCCGTAGACGGCGACCACGCTGCCGATCTGGTCCAGCGGTTGCAGCAGATTGCGGCCGGTGGGGTCGAGCGTACCGTCAATGGCGTGGGTGCTGAACGCGCGGCTGCGCTCGAGCACGTTCAGGGCCTTGTCGCGATTCAGCGCGTAATAGTGGTACCACGCGCCGATTACCAGCACGCTGCCCAGCGACGCTACGCCGAAGCGCAGCGCCAGCGCGTGCTTTTTCTCGGCGATGACCTTCGGGTTGTCGCCGGCAAGACCGGACTCCGGGTAGATGACGCGCTGAAACAGGTGCTGGGCGAAGTAGACCAGGGATCGCCCGCTGGGCTGCATGTAGTTGACTGGCCCACGCAACGCGTAGGTCTGCGACGCCGTGGTGAGGAAGGCGTTGTTGAGCACGCCTTGCTGGTAGACCGAGGAGAAGAACACGCCGCGCGGCAGCGCCGGGGTGACGTAGCGATCGCTGCCCAGCACGTCGGCGAGGAAGCCCAGCAGCAGGGGCCGCAGGCCGCTGAGCTGTCGGGTGAGCGAGTACAGCGCTTCACGCTGCGCCACGTCGGGCACATCGGCCAGGCTGTCGAAGACCTGTTCGTTCAGGCGGTTGAGGAAGGCGTCGTAGAGCGTGCCCAACTCGTCCAGCCAGGCGTCGTAGCGCTGAATCGCATCCAGGGTGAAGCTGAAGCCGAAGAGGTCTTCGCGCACGGACTTGGGCAGCCGCGCAAACAGTGTTTCGAAGCCTTCCAGCAGGTCGAACTTGCTGAGCACCACGTACAGCGGCGGCCGCGTGCCGAGTTGCCGGCTCAATTCGGCCAGCCGCGCGCGCAGCACCGCCGCGAGCGCCTTGCGGTCGCTCGGTGTCTGGTGTGCCAGGGTTTCCAGGCTGACCATCAGCACCACGCCGTTGAGCGGTCGGCGGCTGCGGTTGCGGCCGAGCCAGCCGACGAAGCTGTCCCACAGCCGCGCGTGGATATCTTCCGGCAGCACGCCGTGGCGGGCCAGTTGCGTGCGCAGCGCGGGTGCACTCGCGACGGGCATGTCGTCGGCTTCAGCGTCATCGGATGCACCGTACTGGGCGATTCGCGGCTGGCTGATCAACTCGCCCGGCGGGTCGATGAGAATGGCCTGGTCGCCCATCCACCAGTCAATGGCGTAGAGCTTGTCCGGATCCTCTTGCAGCCGCCGGCTGCCGGCCTTCATTTCGCCGGTGAGCGAGAAGCTTTGGCCGGAGCGGTTGATGAAGCTGGTCTTGCCGGAGTTCTCCTGGCCCAGCACTAAGTACCAGGGCAACTGGTACAGCGCATGCCGGCCCTTGAGATTGGCCTGCAGTGTTGCAAGGCTCTGATCGAGGTCGCGCTCCTGCGCCTCGACGTAACGCAGGCACGGGTCGGTCTGCTGCTCTTCCCCATGCTGCTGCTCGGCCTCCAGGTGCATGGCGCGTTTGCGCAGGCGCAGTGCCCAGACCAGCAGCGGCAGTATCAGCAGGACGACCGTCGCCAGTACCCGGGCAGTCACGCTGGCCAGGGGGCGGTGTTCGCCCCAGCTCCACTTGGGTCCCAGCCACCAGATGGCGGCCAGCGCGAGCGCCAGTAGCAGCAGTTGCAGCAGGGGCGCGCCTTGCCGCCCCCAGCGCATGATGAGTTGGCCGTAACGTTGCAGTTTTGACCAGATGTTCCACATGACGATGCTCCCTGTTTAATCCTTGTGCCCGGAGGCGTCCGGCTGATGCCGCTGGAGGAGGCTGAAGAGGTCGGGCTCCCACTCGGGCGCCGAGGCGTTTTGCATAGCCTGGTACGCGCGGACGAACAGGCCGTCGGCTAGCCAGGTGAGCCCGCGCGGCCGCAGCAGTTCGGCGGCGATGGCCATGACATGGCAGTTGTGCCGAGGATCGGTCGCTTCCCGCTGGATCGCTTCCAGTCGACGCAGCGTCGGTTCGACACCTTGCGTTTCGAGCAGGCTGTGCAGTTCGTCGCGTACGGCGGCGTAGTCATGGCCGGCGGCGCTTGTGGTGCCGCTCGCTTGCGCGCCGCTAATCCAAGCCTGGGTTTGGCCATCGACGAATGGACGTCCATCGGCGAATTCCAGCTTGCCCAGCGCCGGCAGCCGGGTGACGAAGCGTTCGGCCGCCTGACGGATGGCCTCGGCCACCAGCGGCATCTCCAGGCGTCGGGCGATGCTGGCGGCCAGGTAGCTGCCGTGCATCCAGTACGGCGAGGTGGTGACGCTGCGTTCGACACGTTGCAACAGCGTTGGGTCGACAGCGTTGGAACCGAGCGCTTCCGCATACCCTTCGGCGACGTCGGCGGGTACGGCCATCAGTTCGGTCTGGTGGTGTTTGCGTGCCGACGGTGCGTTGGTCAGATGGGCCCACAAGGCAAACCGCCGCAGCAAGTAGCCGGTGGGGTCGTAGGGGTCTTGCTGGTTGATGATCTCCGCCGCGGCCAGCAGTGATTTGCGGCCCTCGCGCTCGTTGCCGGGCGTGGGCAATACTGGCGTGAAGAAGGCATCCGATAGCACCTCGCCGCGCGCGGGCGTGTCGAGCTTGGCGTCGGCTAGTTCCGGCGCGCGCAACGCTTCGGCTTTTTGCCGCAGCAAGGCCTCCAGCCGCGAGAGGGTGGGCACGTCGAGCTGGGTGCTTTCGGCGCAGCGTTGCAGGCTATCGAGTGCGGCCTGACCGGCCTTGTAGAACTCTTCGCCGTAGCCGGTGTTTTCCAACGCGGTCAGGCTGTCGGACAGCCGCTCCAGCAGTTGCCCCACCAACCGTCGCTTGGCCAGGTAGCCGGTGGCGCCCGGTTTCGGATAGCTGGTTTCCCAGTAGCGTTCGACCATGCCGGCCAGCACGCCGGTGGCCTCCGCCCAGCCGCGCCAACTGTGCGTGCGAGCACGAGCGGTCAGCAGATGCCCGGCAATGCGCAGGTGTTTGCACTGGCTGCGCAGGTAGTGCTGTGCGGCTTCGTCGACGTAGGGCCAGTCGATGGTCGCCTCCTGCAAGCTGCCGAGTTTGATCATTTCGTGGTCGATGCCTTGGTAAGCGTCGTCTTCCTCATCGAAAACGCCAACTGGCTGGCGCGGGTCGAGCGGCGCCAGCAAGGTATCGAGGTCCAAGGGGGCGGGCAGTTTCACCAGTGGCATGCCTCGCGCTGCTGGACCAGTTGCTCATGAAGCCGGGAGACGTCGAAGACCAGTCCGTCGAAGGGGGGCTGGTCGCTCTCGATCTGCAGGCGCTGCGCCGGCTGGGCCAGGTGACGAAGCTGCTCGATCGCCACCAGGCCGCGTCCCGCGTCAGTGACTGTGCCGTCATCGAGCACCTGCCACGGCTGGCTGGCCGACACGGGCCGGCCGTCCAGCAGCAGCCGTAGATTGGCGCGGTTGAAGGGCAGTGCCTCGGCGGTCAGCAATTGCAGGCGCGAGATGTTCTGCAGGCAACTGATCGCGAGCGTGGGGCCGGGTGTCGAGCCTCCCAGCGCCGGCGCCGAGATGACCACCTTATCTTGGCCGGGAAGCTTTTCCGGCGTGCGCATCAGCAGCAAGCCGGTGTCGTCAGCGCGGCGCTTGGCCTCGTTGGCCTGGACCAGGGCGGCGATGTCCGGCCGCTTCGCGCTGGCCGGCGTGGTGGCGGGCGTTGGCGGCGGCGCGGGTGCCTTGGCTTGGAGCGCGGCCGGTGACGACGGGGCCGGTGGCGGGGTGCCCGCCTTGGCGTCGAAGCAGGCCAGCCGTTCCTGCGGCGACACGATGGTGGCGCAATCGTTGCTGGCGGCGACGGCGGGTTGCTTCCCGTCGCAACCGGCCAGTGCCACTGCAGACAGCAATGCCAGGCTGAACGATTTCATGATGGGTGATCCTCTCCATTCAAATTCCACTCCAGGCATTTGCGTGCCAGCGTGCGTTTGGGTATGCCGAGGCTGAGTGCAGCCTCGCGCCGCGACCCCTCGACCCGGCGCAGCCGTTCGCCGACCACGATGCGCTCGAAGTGCAGCAAGGCTTCCGGCAGGTTGTCGGTGTGCAAGAGCTGTTGCAGTGCCGATGCTGTTGGCGACGGCGGCTCACTCGGCGCCAGCATTTCTTCTTCCAGGTCGGCCAGCAGATCACCGCGGATGTGCTGGCCGGGCGCGGTGCGCTCGGCTGCGGCCAGCACGAGGCTGCGCAGCTCGCGCACGTTGCCGGGAAAGCTGTGTGCTTGCAGGCGTGCCAGTGCCCTCGCGGAAATGCCGGCGATGTTGCCCTGGCATTCGCGGTTGTGTTGCAGCAGCACGTGCGCGACCAGCGCAGGGATGTCTTCCGGGCGCTCGCGCAGGGGCGGGATGCGTAGCACGCGCTGGCGGATGCGGAAATACAGGTCCTCGCGGAACGCGCCGTCGCGCACGAGTTCGGGCAGAGGACGGTGGGTGGCGCAGATCAGGCGGAAGTCGGACGCCTGCTCGCGCGTTGCGCCTATCGGTCGATAGGTTTTCTCGTTCAGCAGGCGCAGCAGCGTGCCTTGCAGTTCCAGCGGCATGTCGCCGATTTCGTCGAGGAACAAGGTGCCGCCATCGGCCTCGGCGACCAGGCCGGTGCGCGCCTGCGTGGCGCCGGTGTAAGCGCCGCGTACCGCGCCGAACAACTCGGCTTCGATCAGGTCTTTCGGGATCGCCGCGCAGTTCACGGGTACGAACTTGCCCCGGCGGGACGAGGCTTGGTGAATCAGCCAGGCCGCATGATCCTTGCCCGAACCGGTTTCCCCGGTGATCAGCAAGGACAGTGACGAGTCGGCCAGCCGCAGCATGTCTTCGCGCAGTTGTCGGGCCGTCGCCCCGATACCGACAAAGTCTGCGGCTAGCAGGCGGGCGGCGCGTGTCCGATCCTGGTCGATCTCGCTTCGTCGCTGCTCCTCGATGCGGTGGGTGCCGGACGATGCCAGCAGGCGCACCATCAGCACGTGATGCAGGGTGGTCAGCTCTTGCCAGATCGGATCTGCCTGCCAGTCGCGCAGGGCCGTTTCGGTGCCAATCAACGCGAAGATACCCACCACTTCGTGCTGTGGGCCATGGATCGGCAGCACCAGGAGGGCGGCGCGGGCGGTGAGATGTTCGCGCAGGGCGTCGAAGCCGGCGCCGACCTTGACCAACGCGTCCAGCCGCGCGACATGGCAAGGCTTGGCGCTGGTCAGGCAATACACCAGCGGATTGTCCAGCTCTTCCAACGATATCGAGGTGAGCCCCGCGGCGTCAGCCACATGGGCATGGGCGATCGGCAGTAGCCTGTCGCCGGGATGCTCACGCCAGTAGCAGAGCGCCTGTTCGATACCGCTGCCATCGCAGGCGGCGCGCAGCCAGGCCCCCGCCAGCGAGGCCATGGTGCTCGCTTGCGCCAGTTCGCGTGCCAACAGGACGACGCTCACGGTCTCCATGCCGTGCTCCACTCAGTGCAGCGTGGCCAGAAAGGCGCCGTCCTGCCAGCGCAGGTCCGCGCGCTGGAAAGGCGCCCCCTTGGCCTGCTGCTGCAGGACAGCGAGCGACAGCGGCGGCAGCAGTTCGCCGTCGATGCTCGCATCGAGCATGCGCGCCCCGTTGGCGTGCCGTATGCAGCGCGAGCGCAACTCGTCGCGTGCGCTCTCGGCCACTTCCAGAGGGGCGTTGTAGCGCTGGGCGAATTGCTGCTGCAGGCGCTGCAAGCGGCTGTCCACGATATCGCCCAACACGGCCTCGTCGAGGTAGCGGTACGGTACGAGTTGCATGCGCGCCAGCAGGGCCGGCTTGAAGAAACGCATCAACTGCTGCCGCAGGCTGTCGACGTCGAGGTCGGACAACGACGGATCGTCCTGGTCGAAGCCGAGGTTCGAGGTCAGGAAGAACAGGATGTTCTGGCAGTCGATACTGCGACCCTCGCCATCGGCCAGTTCGCCCTTGTCGAAGGCCTGGTAGAACACATTCAGCACTTCCGGATGGGCTTTTTCCACCTCGTCCAGCAATACCACCGCATAGGGCTGCTTACGAATGGCCTCGGTCAGTACGCCGCCTTCGCCATAGCCCACGTAGCCGGGAGGAGCGCCCAGCAGGCGCGACACGGTGTGTTTCTCCTGGTACTCGGACATGTTGATCGTGGTCAGGAAGCGCTCGCCGCCGAACAGCGCATCGGCCACCGCCAACGCCGTCTCGGTCTTGCCGACGCCGCTGGGGCCGACCAGCAGGAACGCACCCATCGGCGTGCCCGGCCGGCGCAGGTCGGCCATCGCCGTGAGCAGGCGTCGGTGCAACGCCTCTAGTGCCGCGTCCTGTCCTTTGACGCGCACTCGCAGGGTGGTTGGCAATTGTTCGAGACGCGTCAGCTGATCGCTGTTGATGGTGGTGGCCGGTATGCCGGTCCAGTCGGCGATGACCTGGGCAATCTGCTCGGCGCCCACGTCGGCATGCAGCAGCGCGCCATCGCGTTGCAGTTCGGCCAGATGGGTCACCCAACCCGAAAGCAGCCGGACGGAGTCGTCGTCAGCCTCCTGACCGCGCAGGCTGACAATCGTATCGATGACCGATTTCTGCTGTTCCCAGGCTTGGCGCAACTCGGCGATGCGCGTTTCCACCTGTAGCCGCGCATCGCGCAGGTCGTCGAGTCGTTTCGTCGATGGCCTGCGGCCGGACCGGGCGTCACGCGTCAGGTGTTCGGTCTCGGTGTCGATCTGCCGAAGCTCGTTCTCGAGCGCGCTCAAGCGACGCGGCGGCTCGGCCAATGCGGTGGCGACGCGTGCGCAAGCGGTATCGAGCACGTCGATGGCCTTGTCCGGCAACTGCCGGCCAGACAGGTAGCGCGCTGACAACATCGCGGCGGCTTGCAGGGCATCGTCCCCGATGTAGACCTTGTGCGCTTGCTCGTAGAGGGGGCGCAGGCCGCGCAGGATATGCACGGCATCCTCCGGACTGGGCTCGTCCAGCTTTACCAGCTGGAAGCGCCGCGTCAGCGCAGGGTCCTTCTCGAAATACTTCTTGTACTCGGACCACGTGGTGGCGGCGATGGTCCGTAGCTCGCCGCGCGCCAACGCGGGTTTGAGCAGGTTGGCCGCGTCGCTGCCGCCCGCGGCGTTGCCTGCGCCGATCAGCGTATGCGCCTCATCGATGAACAGAATGATCGGATGCGGCGAAGCTTTCACTTCATCGATCACCGCCTTCAGGCGTTTCTCGAACTCGCCCTTGACCGACGCGCCGGCCTGAAGGGCGCCCAGATCCAGCCCCCAGAGTTGAACGTCGCGCAACGGCTCGGGCACACGCGCCTGCACGATGCGTTGGGCGAGTCCTTCAACGACCGCGCTCTTACCGACACCGGCGTCGCCGACTACGATGGGGTTGTTCTTGCGGCGACGCGACAGGATGTCGACCATCAGGTCGATCTCGGCATCGCGGCATAGCACCGGGTCGATCCGCCCTTCGCGAGCCTGTGTGCTGAAGTCGTGGCCGAATCGAGCCAGCGCGCTGTCGTCGCCGCCGACAGCCGCAGGGCGGTGGTCGGCGGACGCCACGCTGGCGACTTCCGTCGATCCGGCCAACAGCTCAGCAAAGCGCTTGCGAAGCGGTTCCCGACTCACGCCATCCAGCAGGCGTATCGCCGCCATCGGAAGGTAGCGTCCCGGATTGAGTAGCGCGGCG encodes the following:
- a CDS encoding GyrI-like domain-containing protein → MNYELVDLGPLTITGIALRTDNSEAGLAKIQQHWAQFFQQGILQQIGAGESTPICEAYFDYESDASGSYTLLLGSRLSGAMPSHVDGVQTHSFPAARYAKFHVEDSNGIRAAWQHIWSRQDLDRLYACDFEIIGAEGADIYVSVKS
- the tssM gene encoding type VI secretion system membrane subunit TssM, whose amino-acid sequence is MWNIWSKLQRYGQLIMRWGRQGAPLLQLLLLALALAAIWWLGPKWSWGEHRPLASVTARVLATVVLLILPLLVWALRLRKRAMHLEAEQQHGEEQQTDPCLRYVEAQERDLDQSLATLQANLKGRHALYQLPWYLVLGQENSGKTSFINRSGQSFSLTGEMKAGSRRLQEDPDKLYAIDWWMGDQAILIDPPGELISQPRIAQYGASDDAEADDMPVASAPALRTQLARHGVLPEDIHARLWDSFVGWLGRNRSRRPLNGVVLMVSLETLAHQTPSDRKALAAVLRARLAELSRQLGTRPPLYVVLSKFDLLEGFETLFARLPKSVREDLFGFSFTLDAIQRYDAWLDELGTLYDAFLNRLNEQVFDSLADVPDVAQREALYSLTRQLSGLRPLLLGFLADVLGSDRYVTPALPRGVFFSSVYQQGVLNNAFLTTASQTYALRGPVNYMQPSGRSLVYFAQHLFQRVIYPESGLAGDNPKVIAEKKHALALRFGVASLGSVLVIGAWYHYYALNRDKALNVLERSRAFSTHAIDGTLDPTGRNLLQPLDQIGSVVAVYGNYRDAWPVVADLGLYQGRTIGPKVDQAYLALLSQRFLPALASGVMTELDGAGTDSDTQLAALRVYRMIEDRPNRRAPVVENWMAAHWQTAFPGEDGVQRALMRHLDYAMKYADTRLPQYQERVAAAQRELRTIPLPQRVYMTLRRQAGAALRAPLDLRNEIGPAYDIVYEPERTAEGKDGNPPASGRIDALLTAKGYRGYFAPHSQDVTELAMIDQWALGERRNIDYSDADKHALADRIRSLYSRDYVDTWQRNLNQIAVRDFQDIGQAVTILGSVTSPAAPLRRLVETVRDNSELGNLPAATASAGTEASQPKAAALADKVDKLTESEAPPLPVITIARAFAPISQLLDAKGERPPYLDETMQAIGAVQDKVRTVHDSPDRGKAALNVVLERFGQKGPDPIANLQRIAGGLPKPLNHQVGKLADESSRIVLVEALRELEKRWDADVYRFYRERLANRYPFNPSSREEVSLDDFTAFFGPQGHLQQFRDKYLNLFIQDNLEALYSERLGGYLVRNDVLTQLEAAERIRDAFFNSRGQLGVQFFVEPLGLAANKRSSSLSVEGQLITYNHGPTTSTAVIWPNTLAPSNESRMTLVHAGGSSSGLIYRGPWSLYRLLSQARLNGATATSVDLSFAAPDGGMRYRISTEKANNPFTQPLFKGFALPRTLLQDERRADTSTGGQSEVQMKQNTRQNGA
- the tssA gene encoding type VI secretion system protein TssA — encoded protein: MPLVKLPAPLDLDTLLAPLDPRQPVGVFDEEDDAYQGIDHEMIKLGSLQEATIDWPYVDEAAQHYLRSQCKHLRIAGHLLTARARTHSWRGWAEATGVLAGMVERYWETSYPKPGATGYLAKRRLVGQLLERLSDSLTALENTGYGEEFYKAGQAALDSLQRCAESTQLDVPTLSRLEALLRQKAEALRAPELADAKLDTPARGEVLSDAFFTPVLPTPGNEREGRKSLLAAAEIINQQDPYDPTGYLLRRFALWAHLTNAPSARKHHQTELMAVPADVAEGYAEALGSNAVDPTLLQRVERSVTTSPYWMHGSYLAASIARRLEMPLVAEAIRQAAERFVTRLPALGKLEFADGRPFVDGQTQAWISGAQASGTTSAAGHDYAAVRDELHSLLETQGVEPTLRRLEAIQREATDPRHNCHVMAIAAELLRPRGLTWLADGLFVRAYQAMQNASAPEWEPDLFSLLQRHQPDASGHKD
- the vasI gene encoding type VI secretion system-associated protein VasI; protein product: MKSFSLALLSAVALAGCDGKQPAVAASNDCATIVSPQERLACFDAKAGTPPPAPSSPAALQAKAPAPPPTPATTPASAKRPDIAALVQANEAKRRADDTGLLLMRTPEKLPGQDKVVISAPALGGSTPGPTLAISCLQNISRLQLLTAEALPFNRANLRLLLDGRPVSASQPWQVLDDGTVTDAGRGLVAIEQLRHLAQPAQRLQIESDQPPFDGLVFDVSRLHEQLVQQREACHW
- a CDS encoding sigma 54-interacting transcriptional regulator, with amino-acid sequence METVSVVLLARELAQASTMASLAGAWLRAACDGSGIEQALCYWREHPGDRLLPIAHAHVADAAGLTSISLEELDNPLVYCLTSAKPCHVARLDALVKVGAGFDALREHLTARAALLVLPIHGPQHEVVGIFALIGTETALRDWQADPIWQELTTLHHVLMVRLLASSGTHRIEEQRRSEIDQDRTRAARLLAADFVGIGATARQLREDMLRLADSSLSLLITGETGSGKDHAAWLIHQASSRRGKFVPVNCAAIPKDLIEAELFGAVRGAYTGATQARTGLVAEADGGTLFLDEIGDMPLELQGTLLRLLNEKTYRPIGATREQASDFRLICATHRPLPELVRDGAFREDLYFRIRQRVLRIPPLRERPEDIPALVAHVLLQHNRECQGNIAGISARALARLQAHSFPGNVRELRSLVLAAAERTAPGQHIRGDLLADLEEEMLAPSEPPSPTASALQQLLHTDNLPEALLHFERIVVGERLRRVEGSRREAALSLGIPKRTLARKCLEWNLNGEDHPS
- the tssH gene encoding type VI secretion system ATPase TssH; translation: MITVDLPALFERLNVLCRHALEEAGSLCIGQRGAEVTVPHLLFKLLDQPQCDVRIVLRVAGIEVDTVRHALSTAFPEGDSGHNQYPSFSPLLVELLQEAWLLSSVELGQTEIRSGAVLLAALLNPGRYLPMAAIRLLDGVSREPLRKRFAELLAGSTEVASVASADHRPAAVGGDDSALARFGHDFSTQAREGRIDPVLCRDAEIDLMVDILSRRRKNNPIVVGDAGVGKSAVVEGLAQRIVQARVPEPLRDVQLWGLDLGALQAGASVKGEFEKRLKAVIDEVKASPHPIILFIDEAHTLIGAGNAAGGSDAANLLKPALARGELRTIAATTWSEYKKYFEKDPALTRRFQLVKLDEPSPEDAVHILRGLRPLYEQAHKVYIGDDALQAAAMLSARYLSGRQLPDKAIDVLDTACARVATALAEPPRRLSALENELRQIDTETEHLTRDARSGRRPSTKRLDDLRDARLQVETRIAELRQAWEQQKSVIDTIVSLRGQEADDDSVRLLSGWVTHLAELQRDGALLHADVGAEQIAQVIADWTGIPATTINSDQLTRLEQLPTTLRVRVKGQDAALEALHRRLLTAMADLRRPGTPMGAFLLVGPSGVGKTETALAVADALFGGERFLTTINMSEYQEKHTVSRLLGAPPGYVGYGEGGVLTEAIRKQPYAVVLLDEVEKAHPEVLNVFYQAFDKGELADGEGRSIDCQNILFFLTSNLGFDQDDPSLSDLDVDSLRQQLMRFFKPALLARMQLVPYRYLDEAVLGDIVDSRLQRLQQQFAQRYNAPLEVAESARDELRSRCIRHANGARMLDASIDGELLPPLSLAVLQQQAKGAPFQRADLRWQDGAFLATLH